The window ACCTATGACATATATCTCGTTTTTCTCCTTCTTGGGgtgcctttcttttgtttgacaCTTCACGTTGGCACTTGTTGTAACCATCACGTTGCCACTTCAGGTGGCCAGAATGATATTGATTGCGAAACCGACCACGGAAATTTCCACGTCCACGGTTTCGTCCATAACCTCGTCCTCCTCTATGCCCTTTCCCACGTTCATTCTTCTGGAATGACGTGTTATGTACTTCAGGTAACTGGGCAGAGCCTGTGGGACGTATCTGATGGTTTTTCAATAACAACTCATTATTCTTTTCAGCCACAAGAAGGAGAGATATCAGCTCGCCATATTTCTGAAAATTCCGCTCCCTATATTGTTGAGCCAGGATCATAGTGTTGGGGTGAAAGGTTGAGAGGGTCTTTTCAATCATTTCAGCATCAGTAATATTTTCAccacataaaattaattttgagctTATCTTGAAAAGAGCAGAATTATATTCAGCTACAGATTTGAAATCCTGTAGCCTCAAATTAATCCAGTCATATCGGGCAGATGGCAAGTGAACAAGTTTCTGGTGATCAAATCTATCCTTGAGATTATTCCAAAGAGTGAGTGGATTTTTGATAGTGAGGTATTCAGATTTTAGGTCTTCATGGATGTGATGCCTAAGAAAGATAATTGCTTTTGCATTTTGTTCAACAGTTGGGATTTTTTCTGGGTCAATAGTATCTTTTAGGCCATTAGCACTAAGGTGTAATTCCGCATCAAGGACCCATGAC of the Daucus carota subsp. sativus chromosome 4, DH1 v3.0, whole genome shotgun sequence genome contains:
- the LOC108217406 gene encoding uncharacterized protein LOC108217406; translation: MANLAKLEFVALDVSGNNYLSWVLDAELHLSANGLKDTIDPEKIPTVEQNAKAIIFLRHHIHEDLKSEYLTIKNPLTLWNNLKDRFDHQKLVHLPSARYDWINLRLQDFKSVAEYNSALFKISSKLILCGENITDAEMIEKTLSTFHPNTMILAQQYRERNFQKYGELISLLLVAEKNNELLLKNHQIRPTGSAQLPEVHNTSFQKNERGKGHRGGRGYGRNRGRGNFRGRFRNQYHSGHLKWQRDGYNKCQREVSNKRKAPQEGEKRDICHRCGTEGHWQRTCRTPKHLVDLYESFKRNTGKRVETNFASYNQVNEPVNKASNEIDTGANLYYGLDD